The Meleagris gallopavo isolate NT-WF06-2002-E0010 breed Aviagen turkey brand Nicholas breeding stock chromosome 25, Turkey_5.1, whole genome shotgun sequence genomic interval CAAGGCCACCGCGATCACTTCTCTGTCCCCCTGGGGGGCAGCGGAGTGCTTATGGCACAGGGATGATGGATGACCATGGTGATCACCCTGTCCCTTTGTGTGCCACGTGCTTTGAGTCCTGGCAACGAATTCAGCTGTGACCATAGCCCCGGGACACCCGGTATCACTGGGGACGGACCCGGTGGTGGGAGGAGGCGGCGGATGGGACAAAGGTCCCACCAAGGTGGCCCGGCAGGGCTCTGGGGGCCTCATCAACCCAGGCGGGCCGGTCCCCCAACCGGCGCTGCTGAGTCTCAGGAAATGGAGGAGCCGGGTTGCTGGGGAACCAGCCCGACCGGCTCCCCGGCTGTCAGCACCTGAGGAATGCCAAACCTCCGCTCGCCAGGGCTGGGTGCTCACCGAGGGCTGGGTGTTCGCCTGGTGACTCTGCCGGTCCGCCCAGCCGCGGCGTGCCggtgcagggagcagcacccCGAGCCCTGCGCAGTGCCTTCGGTGCGGTCGGTCAGTGCGGTGCCNNNNNNNNNNNNNNNNNNNNNNNNNNNNNNNNNNNNNNNNNNNNNNNNNNNNNNNNNNNNNNNNNNNNNNNNNNNNNNNNNNNNNNNNNNNNNNNNNNNNNNNNNNNNNNNNNNNNNNNNNNNNNNNNNNNNNNNNNNNNNNNNNNNNNNNNNNNNNNNNNNNNNNNNNNNNNNNNNNNNNNNNNNNNNNNNNNNNNNNNNNNNNNNNNNNNNNNNNNNNNNNNNNNNNNNNNNNNNNNNNNNNNNNNNNNNNNNNNNNNNNNNNNNNNNNNNNNNNNNNNNNNNNNNNNNNNNNNNNNNNNNNNNNNNNNNNNNNNNNNNNNNNNNNNNNNNNNNNNNNNNNNNNNNNNNNNNNNNNNNNNNNNNNNNNNNNNNNNNNNNNNNNNNNNNNNNNNNNNNNNNNNNNNNNNNNNNNNNNNNNNNNNNNNNNNNNNNNNNNNNNNNNNNNNNNNNNNNNNNNNNNNNNNNNNNNNNNNNNNNNNNNNNNNNNNNNNNNNNNNNNNNNNNNNNNNNNNNNNNNNNNNNNNNNNNNNNNNNNNNNNNNNNNNNNNNNNNNNNNNNNNNNNNNNNNNNNNNNNNNNNNNNNNNNNNNNNNNNNNNNNNNNNNNNNNNNNNNNNNNNNNNNNNNNNNNNNNNNNNNNNNNNNNNNNNNNNNNNNNNNNNNNNNNNNNNNNNNNNNNNNNNNNNNNNNNNNNNNNNNNNNNNNNNNNNNNNNNNNNNNNNNNNNNNNNNNNNNNNNNNNNNNNNNNNNNNNNNNNNNNNNNNNNNNNNNNNNNNNNNNNNNNNNNNNNNNNNNNNNNNNNNNNNNNNNNNNNNNNNNNNNNNNNNNNNNNNNNNNNNNNNNNNNNNNNNNNNNNNNNNNNNNNNNNNNNNNNNNNNNNNNNNNNNNNNNNNNNNNNNNNNNNNNNNNNNNNNNNNNNNNNNNNNNNNNNNNNNNNNNNNNNNNNNNNNNNNNNNNNNNNNNNNNNNNNNNNNNNNNNNNNNNNNNNNNNNNNNNNNNNNNNNNNNNNNNNNNNNNNNNNNNNNNNNNNNNNNNNNNNNNNNNNNNNNNNNNNNNNNNNNNNNNNNNNNNNNNNNNNNNNNNNNNNNNNNNNNNNNNNNNNNNNNNNNNNNNNNNNNNNNNNNNNNNNNNNNNNNNNNNNNNNNNNNNNNNNNNNNNNNNNNNNNNNNNNNNNNNNNNNNNNNNNNNNNNNNNNNNNNNNNNNNNNNNNNNNNNNNNNNNNNNNNNNNNNNNNNNNNNNNNNNNNNNNNNNNNNNNNNNNNNNNNNNNNNNNNNNNNNNNNNNNNNNNNNNNNNNNNNNNNNNNNNNNNNNNNNNNNNTGCGGTGCCCACCCGGCGCGGCGGGACCCTCGGGCGGCAGGTACGTGGGGTGTGGGTTGGGGCTGTGGATGCTGTGGGGGCCAGGAGCTGTAGGGCACCTGCTGCCACTCGGAGCCGTGCTCAGATCCAAGTGCCGGTGCTGCCGTTTGGTCCCCCTGAGCTGATGTCGGCACGGGTTGGGTCGCAGAGCCCGTTTCTGCCACTCGGCTTCAACTCCTTCAGGCTTTTAACCCTATTCCCAACCCAAAGCACATCCTCACGCCCATTGAGGACAAAGAAGTGCTCACCCACCCCCAGTTGCCTTGTGGCTAGCAGATAGCAGGGTCCCTGCCCACCCACATTCCCTCCTCTCTGCAGGGCGTGTGCCTGTGGAAGCACCGGGTAAcaaaaagggaaatggaaattGCCCTGCCCTAATTATTAGTCCTGATCTGTGCAGCAGCCACTCAAACCAAATTCTTGATTTTCCTGGAGGCAGCGGGTCCGCTCTCACCTGCAGACATTGGGAACATCCCAGTGTGTCTGCAGGGCCAGATTTCCCCATGGCCACCAGCTCAAAGCTGGCCACAGGTTGCTGCCACCCAGCCCTTGGTCTCTTCGTTACATTGCAGGCATCTTAATTGGGTTCCAGGAGCCCTGATCAGGCTACTGAGAGACCCTTCTGAATAGCAGGAGCCAACAATTAGCTGAGCAGGTTTGCTTGGGTGGGACAGGTGATTAATTGCTGTGCCAGGTGCCCATTGCAACAATACAGCTGGGTTTCATTGCAGCGTGTCCCAGCATGTAGGAACGGCCACATCCTCACCTGCCTCTATCTGGGGTGCTGGTGccaggcagggctgcagagcaTGGAGGTGGTGTGCCCTCTGTACCCCCAGCACACGCTGGGTGCCAGAACCAGCTGTGGCCCTATGGATTCAGCAGTGGCTCTGTGGATCCAGATGTAGCTTTGCTGATGCAGATGCATGCCCCTGCCTGAGCTCTTCCTACATCCAGTCCTGCTTGCTATCCCAGACATGGTCTCATAGCGTACTGCAAAATGACACCAACCCTTCCTATATAGACCAGAAAGACCTGCCGGGCTGGGGTGTGTGGCAGGCGGGCAGGATCCAATGTTCCTATGCCATCACTGAAATATTCTTGTGGAGGGCAGAGCAGATGTGATGGGGTTTGGAGGGGTCTAGCCCCGGGTGAACCCCAAAATGGGAAGCGTCCAGTGCTGACTCAGGGATGGGGGAAGTGGCCCCATGGGAGAAATCCATTTCTCATCATGAGGAATCAGCCCATGGAGGGccttccccatccccagccAAGAAAGTGCTAAATTTTACCACTCTTTGGGCCATACCCAAGTGCTAACCCctcctgctgtccctgcagcccaTATACAGCTGGTGTTTGGGTTGGGGACACCGAACAGCCCCTAATTGAGAGATGCTGAGATGCTGAGATGCTGCCACGCTTCCGGCTCATTCACCCACAGCTGCTTTGTCAGCTGCTTTCCATATCCCAAACACAGCAATAAAACCATTCTGGGGCAGTCAGACAGCCCTGCATGGCGTCACTCTGCCAGTCGCGGCCTCAGGGTGCCCATGTCCTCCCCGGCAgcatccagcactgcccagcatgGGGACACGGCACAGGGTGCTTGGTGCCTGCTCTGATCAGGGTGCAAGCAGCGGGTAATTAACGCAGCTCATTTTCTTGTGCCAATGGGGCCTCATATGTGGATGGAGCAATCCCATCTTTGCTGAGCAATAATTGCCATGATCAAGGGAAGATGCTGCTGGCCCCAACCTCCTGCAAAACCCCTGGGTGTTATGGCACAGCCCCACTGAGGCCCTTTCACCTCATGGAGCTGCTTCCCTGTTATTTTTTgggcttgtttgtttgctgtcttTGCTGACTCGGTGCAGTCCTGCGCCCTCCTGACTCATCCTGCAGCTcggggcagagcacagcacagccagatcCTGCCCAGGTGGTGTGGCAGAGCGCTGGGACGTGCAGACATTGCATggcattgcattttgttgcattGCAGTTTGTTGCACTGCGTTTCATTTCAATGCATTGCATTGCATGTCATTGCATTTCTTACATTTCATGCAGTTGTattgcattttgttgcatttCGTTGCATTGTGCTGCATGTTGTGTCATGTCATTGCATTGCATTTCATGTTGTGTTGTTGCATAGcattgaattttatttcattgtaatGAAGGGATGGTGGTACCCCGGGTCATGCATGGGTGAGCATCCCAAGAGGGGCTCTAAGGAGACACAAAGGAGCACACACATCTGTGTGCTTGAGACCCCCCAGAATGTTCTAAGGGACCATGGAGGGGAGGACCATCCTAAGGGATGGGCTCAAGGTTTGGGGTCTCAGCTCAGCTGGATTCCCGGTGcctctctctgcagctccaccagccctgctgcGTGGTGGCAGGGCCCGCATGGATCTGCCGTTCCAGCACAGTGAGGCGAAGGGCTTCGTCTCCAGTGCCGAGCTGAGCAtgaagcaaacagcagcaccCGGACCTGAGAGCCGATCCCGATTCCAGAAAGTCTCGCTGGTGTCACGACGGCTGGAGCACACGGCAGGAGGGGGGGGGCGGGATGGCAGCCCCTCCCGcgtctccctgctgctgcaggcctGGGAGAGGGAGATTGTGGAGAAGACGGCGTCGGGGCCGAGCGCGGTGACGCAGCGCAGCTGTTCGTCCTCTGTCAGCATCCTGAAGGACTTGGCAGCGCACGGCCCCATTTTCTCACAGGTCTTCTCGCCACGGCGGCGGGAGGAGAAGCGGGAGGATGACACAGTGCCTGCGCCCAGAGATGTCCCCGTGCACCGCGAGAGCTACATGCATGGCGTGCTGCTCCCCACCGCGCCCCGCTGCCAGCGCTCAACCCGTGACCCCAAGCCCAGGGCCAGGCATGTCACTGTGCTGCGGGAGGGCAGGGAGGCAGAGGAGGGCAGGAAAACCCAAAATGGAGCGTGCAAAGCCATCACTGTGCCCTCATCGCATCAGAGAGGCTGTAAGCCAGATGGTGGTGGCATCACCAAGATTACAGCACGTGGCAGAAGCTCATTGAGCACCCTGGATACCAGGGAATCCTCCAGGGAGAAATGTTCAAAGCCAGATGAATCCATGACCAATGCAATGCCAAGAGGCAGAGACAAACCCCAGGACCTGCAAACCAGTACAACCAGTGCCCAGTGTCCTCTGACAGATCGGTCTGGAGCGGGAGAAGGAGGTGCAGTGCATAGGGATGGCTCTATTTCAGCCATACAGCCTAGGACAGAGAGCTCTGAGGAAGCTGGTGGCATCTCCAAAAACATCTCCAAGGGAGCAAGCAATGGACCTGAGCTGTTATGTGGAGCACGAGCATCTCCAAAAGATACAGAAGTTGTGATGAAGGAGGGTGAGATGGTGAAGAATCATGATGGTGTGGCCCAGGATACACAGAGCATTCCCGAGCCTCCTATGGAGAGCACTGCAGGACTCCAACCTGAGAGCACTGCAAAGCCCCAGCCTGAGAGTGTCCCAAAGCGTCAACCTGAGAGCATCCCAAAACCCCAACCTGATAGTGTCCCCAAATGCCAACTTGATAGTGTCCCACAATCTCAACCTGAGAGTGTCCCAGAACTTCAACCTGAGGGTGTCCCAAAACCGCAAAGTGAGAGTATCTTAAAGCCTCAACCTGAGAGTGTCCCAAAATCTCAACCTCAGAGTGTCCCAAAACCCCAACATGAGAGCATCCCCAAACCTCAACCTAAGAGTGTCCCAAAACCTCAACCTGAGATTGTCCCCAAACCCCAACCTCAGAGCACCCCAAAACCTCAACCTGAGAATGTCCCAAAACTTAAATCTGAGGGTGTCCCTAAACCCCAACCTGAGAGCACCCCAAAATCTCAACCTGAGAGTGTCCCAAAACCCCAACATGAGAGCATCCCCAAACCCCAACCTCAGAGCACCCCAAAACCTCAACCTGAGAATGTCCCAAAACTTAAATCTGAGGGTGTCCCTAAACCCCAACCTGAGAGCACCCCAAACCCTCAACCTGAGAGTGTCTCCAAACCTCAATCCAAGAGCATCTCAAAGCCCCAAATTGAGTGCATCCCGGAGACCTCCCATGAGTCCCCAGCTCCAGCATCAGAGAGTCCCCCAGATGCATCTGAGGAGGATCCTGAGCTGGTGGTGGACATGGAGATCTTTGTGGACACGCTGCGCAACATGGAGCCCTCAGAGATACGAAAGGCACCCAAGGTTCCACGCCAGCCCCGGCCCTCAGTGCTGGGTcgctgcacagcactgccacccATCCACGAGGACTGCGTGGCCCCACGCACCCACATCTCACTGCCTGTtgccctgcaggagctgctggcatGGGGAAGGGGGGGACAACGAGCTGAGACCCCCCCAGAGGGCACTGAGAGCCatgatgaggaggaggagatcgAGAACCCCTACCTGAGCCCTGGGGAGAAGGCACTGAGGAAAGCTCAGAATGGCAATGGGGAGCTGGGTTCACTCCTGGGGGGGCCAATGCAGGGCAGGGCCACGGGTGAGCACAGTATTTTGTTCCGAGGAAATGTCCTCAAAGGCATGGCACTGCTCTCTGACTTCCTGGAGCACcgtgcagctgcagcagatgaGGCCAAGCCCTACTCACGCCTGGATAACAGCATGCTTTACAGCCGCTTCGTGTCCTCTGCCAGCACCCACAATGGGGTCTCCAATGGTATGGGTGCTAGTGACCaccccagcactgagctggaAGCACTGAGTCATGACCACAGTCCTCCTGTTCCTGAAGAGCCAGAGAGTGCCGGAACCCCATACCCCACCGACATCCCGGTGAGTGTGGCCCTGGAGCAGTGCCTGAGGGTGCTGGGGCACTTAGGGGGTGTCAGATCTGAACCTCCTGATCATCTTCCCCTGCTTCCAGCCTACAGATGGTGCGTTGTATTAGGGGAAGCTGTGCTGCATAACTGCCAGTACAATGGGACGTGCTGCGATGGGTGATGGGAGGGTACCAGCATAGGCAGTGAGAGAGGGTACTGGGATGGGAAGGTGTTGAGCTGGAGATGGGAGGGTTCTGGGATGGGTGATGGGAAGGTATCAGAATGAGCACTACGAGGCTACTAGTGTAGGTAATGAGAGGGTACTGGGATGGGCAGGTGTAGGACTGGGGATAGGAGGGTGCGGGGATGAGTGAAGAGGGCAGGGGCTGGGCAGAGGCTGTTCCAGGCAGTGCAGGAATGCTTGAGGTGTGGCTGCTCGGGGCAGTGGGAGGGATTTGCTGGCTGTAGACGCGAGGCTTTGGCTACTGCTCTGTTGGGCTGAGGCAATGGCTGGTGCGGCTGATGTCCTTCTGCACTCTTCATGTGTCCTCGGGTGCGCACAGCAGGATGACAAGGAGGGCTCTGTGAAGATAAACACCAGACCCGGAAAGGTATGGGGCATGGGGCCggggctgggcagggctggcCATGGGGCCACGGTGCTGAGCATTCTGCTGTCACCCCAACCAGATCATCCTCTTCTCTGAGGCCGGCTTCGCAGGGCACAGACGGGAGATTTGGGGTGATGTCCCCGATGCTACATCTTGGGAGCTGTCACACAAAATCTCCATCAGGGTCATCCGTGGCGGGTAGGGACCATGCAGGGACACGGCTGGGGGCAGTTGGGGAGGAGGCTGTGTCACAACCCATGTTCAGTGGTCACCATTCTGCCACGGGCAATGGTTATGGCCATGAGCCAGTACTGTGGTGACAGGATGTCCCCACCCAACCCATGCTGCTGGAGGCTCCGTATGGCCATGTCCCGCACTCTGCCATTAGGCAGAGACTGGTAAGCATGGCAATGGGCATTTCCCTGATGGCAGGTGGGTGATGTATGAGAAACCACGGTTCCATGGGCGCAAATGTGTGCTGGCAGAGGGGGATGTGGAGATTGATAACCCCTGGATAGTGTATGGACAGAGCGATGAGCCACGTGGCAGTCGGCCCTTCCGTATCGGCTCCTTCAAGAGGGTGGTGAAGGTGAGCAGCTGGAAAATGGGGTGCAGAGCCCTCCCAAATTCAGCAACCCTTCATTCTGTGCTCTCCCCACACCAGGATTACCGCACGCCTGAGATCAGCCTGTTTGCTGAGGAAAATGGAGAAGGTGCCAGGCTGCAGTTCAGTGACTCGGCTGAGGATACCCGTGTGCAGGGGCAGTCACTCACTGCTTCCTCCATCATTGTGCACTCGGGACTGTGAGCAGGACAGGGAGTGGGGTGCTGCTGGCATGGGATGCTCCCAGCCACCAACGAGCATTTGGGTATTTCCTCCCTAGGTGGCTGGTTTACTCCAAGCCCTTCTTTGATGATGACCCCTATGTCCTGGAGCCAGGCGGGTACCCCAACCTGAAGGCCTGGGGAGCAAAGGATCCATCCATCTGCTCCATGCATCCCATCAGGCTGGTAAGCAATGGCTGTTGGAGCACTGGGGCTGTATTTTGTGTGAGCACATCACTCTGCCTCTACTTCCATTTCCCAGGGTTGCCCGGTGGTGGAGCGTCCTGGCGAGCCGCAGGTGCTGATCTATGAGGACACGGCCTTCCAGGGACACAGCTTCATCATCAGCCGGGATGTCTACAACCTGAAGCGCCTGCCTGAACTGCCGCTGCCCACTGTGGGCTCAATGCGTGTCCTGGGTGGCTGGTGAGCAGTGGGGTCACCCACAGGAGAGGGCTTGGGGGCTGCGGGACAGCAGTGAGGTGGCACATATCAGAGACGCTCGGCTGGGAGGATCTCAGTGCTCGTCTGATCTCAGTGTCCTGCACACAGCTGGGTTGGCTATGAGAAGGAGGGCTTCCGTGGCCACCAGTACTTGTTGGAGGAAGGAGAGTACCAGGACTGGCGGCAGTGGGGTGGCTACGGCAAGGAGCTGATGTCCTTACGGCTCATACGGACGGTGAGGGCATTGGACCATCCCACGTGCCATGAGGTCATGTATTATGGAGAGCAGCCATTCTCCAATCCCTTCCCCACAACAAACTGAGGGCTCGGGATTTGTCCCTGCAGGATTTCTCTGACCCGGCGCTGGTGCTCTTCGAGGCCATGGACTTTGAGGAGGGTCCCAGCGTGGAGCTGAGTGAGGCACTGCCCGACACGCAGCTGGCCGGCTATGGCACCATCACACAGTCCATCCATGTGCTGAGTGGTGTGTGAGTATGGAACATGGGACACAGGGACAGAAGGGACATAGGGATGGCCAAACCTGAGCCTGAGCTTGCACCCCCTTGGCAGGTGGGTGGCCTACGAGGGCCCCAACTTTTCGGGTGAGCA includes:
- the CRYBG2 gene encoding beta/gamma crystallin domain-containing protein 2 isoform X2 — encoded protein: MEIFVDTLRNMEPSEIRKAPKVPRQPRPSVLGRCTALPPIHEDCVAPRTHISLPVALQELLAWGRGGQRAETPPEGTESHDEEEEIENPYLSPGEKALRKAQNGNGELGSLLGGPMQGRATGEHSILFRGNVLKGMALLSDFLEHRAAAADEAKPYSRLDNSMLYSRFVSSASTHNGVSNGMGASDHPSTELEALSHDHSPPVPEEPESAGTPYPTDIPDDKEGSVKINTRPGKIILFSEAGFAGHRREIWGDVPDATSWELSHKISIRVIRGGWVMYEKPRFHGRKCVLAEGDVEIDNPWIVYGQSDEPRGSRPFRIGSFKRVVKVSSWKMGCRALPNSATLHSVLSPHQDYRTPEISLFAEENGEGARLQFSDSAEDTRVQGQSLTASSIIVHSGLWLVYSKPFFDDDPYVLEPGGYPNLKAWGAKDPSICSMHPIRLGCPVVERPGEPQVLIYEDTAFQGHSFIISRDVYNLKRLPELPLPTVGSMRVLGGCWVGYEKEGFRGHQYLLEEGEYQDWRQWGGYGKELMSLRLIRTDFSDPALVLFEAMDFEEGPSVELSEALPDTQLAGYGTITQSIHVLSGVWVAYEGPNFSGEQYILEKGVYRNFEDWGATNCRIASAQPILQVREHNLHFVSKILLFSEPDFLGEHLAFEDEQSALPDNFVPRSCRVRGGSWILFDSQAFTGEQHVLSEGEYPTLGAMGCLSSTIICSLKKVPVFFSEPSIFLHGLECFEGKEIELNNEVRSLQAEGFNNHVLSVRVKGGIWVLCEHGDFRGRQWLLECTEITNWLTYSGLQHVGSLYPIRQRRIYFRIRSKELQLYLSVPDDVEDMKAGRVVVSSLSEQSSSVWYYEDGLLKNQVAPAMSLQVIGPAGKGAKAVLWSETRMPRQAWSINSQGQIHSQMFEDMILDVKGKAVVPAQGLLSQGPHRNGVSDGATLLFAGGRSYDRDHAIIWEVAEERPTQIWEIQVL
- the CRYBG2 gene encoding beta/gamma crystallin domain-containing protein 2 isoform X1, giving the protein MEIFVDTLRNMEPSEIRKAPKVPRQPRPSVLGRCTALPPIHEDCVAPRTHISLPVALQELLAWGRGGQRAETPPEGTESHDEEEEIENPYLSPGEKALRKAQNGNGELGSLLGGPMQGRATGEHSILFRGNVLKGMALLSDFLEHRAAAADEAKPYSRLDNSMLYSRFVSSASTHNGVSNGMGASDHPSTELEALSHDHSPPVPEEPESAGTPYPTDIPQDDKEGSVKINTRPGKIILFSEAGFAGHRREIWGDVPDATSWELSHKISIRVIRGGWVMYEKPRFHGRKCVLAEGDVEIDNPWIVYGQSDEPRGSRPFRIGSFKRVVKVSSWKMGCRALPNSATLHSVLSPHQDYRTPEISLFAEENGEGARLQFSDSAEDTRVQGQSLTASSIIVHSGLWLVYSKPFFDDDPYVLEPGGYPNLKAWGAKDPSICSMHPIRLGCPVVERPGEPQVLIYEDTAFQGHSFIISRDVYNLKRLPELPLPTVGSMRVLGGCWVGYEKEGFRGHQYLLEEGEYQDWRQWGGYGKELMSLRLIRTDFSDPALVLFEAMDFEEGPSVELSEALPDTQLAGYGTITQSIHVLSGVWVAYEGPNFSGEQYILEKGVYRNFEDWGATNCRIASAQPILQVREHNLHFVSKILLFSEPDFLGEHLAFEDEQSALPDNFVPRSCRVRGGSWILFDSQAFTGEQHVLSEGEYPTLGAMGCLSSTIICSLKKVPVFFSEPSIFLHGLECFEGKEIELNNEVRSLQAEGFNNHVLSVRVKGGIWVLCEHGDFRGRQWLLECTEITNWLTYSGLQHVGSLYPIRQRRIYFRIRSKELQLYLSVPDDVEDMKAGRVVVSSLSEQSSSVWYYEDGLLKNQVAPAMSLQVIGPAGKGAKAVLWSETRMPRQAWSINSQGQIHSQMFEDMILDVKGKAVVPAQGLLSQGPHRNGVSDGATLLFAGGRSYDRDHAIIWEVAEERPTQIWEIQVL
- the CRYBG2 gene encoding beta/gamma crystallin domain-containing protein 2 isoform X4 is translated as MEIFVDTLRNMEPSEIRKAPKVPRQPRPSVLGRCTALPPIHEDCVAPRTHISLPVALQELLAWGRGGQRAETPPEGTESHDEEEEIENPYLSPGEKALRKAQNGNGELGSLLGGPMQGRATGEHSILFRGNVLKGMALLSDFLEHRAAAADEAKPYSRLDNSMLYSRFVSSASTHNGVSNGMGASDHPSTELEALSHDHSPPVPEEPESAGTPYPTDIPQDDKEGSVKINTRPGKIILFSEAGFAGHRREIWGDVPDATSWELSHKISIRVIRGGWVMYEKPRFHGRKCVLAEGDVEIDNPWIVYGQSDEPRGSRPFRIGSFKRVVKVSSWKMGCRALPNSATLHSVLSPHQDYRTPEISLFAEENGEGARLQFSDSAEDTRVQGQSLTASSIIVHSGLWLVYSKPFFDDDPYVLEPGGYPNLKAWGAKDPSICSMHPIRLGCPVVERPGEPQVLIYEDTAFQGHSFIISRDVYNLKRLPELPLPTVGSMRVLGGCWVGYEKEGFRGHQYLLEEGEYQDWRQWGGYGKELMSLRLIRTDFSDPALVLFEAMDFEEGPSVELSEALPDTQLAGYGTITQSIHVLSGVWVAYEGPNFSGEQYILEKGVYRNFEDWGATNCRIASAQPILQVREHNLHFVSKILLFSEPDFLGEHLAFEDEQSALPDNFVPRSCRVRGGSWILFDSQAFTGEQHVLSEGEYPTLGAMGCLSSTIICSLKKVPVFFSEPSIFLHGLECFEGKEIELNNEVRSLQAEGFNNHVLSVRVKGGIWVLCEHGDFRGRQWLLECTEITNWLTYSGLQHVGSLYPIRQRRIYFRIRSKELQLYLSVPDDVEDMKAGRVVVSSLSEQSSSVWYYEDGLLKNQVAPAMSLQVIGPAGKGAKAVLWSETRMPRQAWSINSQGQIHSQMFEDMILDVKGGRSYDRDHAIIWEVAEERPTQIWEIQVL
- the CRYBG2 gene encoding beta/gamma crystallin domain-containing protein 2 isoform X3, coding for MEIFVDTLRNMEPSEIRKAPKVPRQPRPSVLGRCTALPPIHEDCVAPRTHISLPVALQELLAWGRGGQRAETPPEGTESHDEEEEIENPYLSPGEKALRKAQNGNGELGSLLGGPMQGRATGEHSILFRGNVLKGMALLSDFLEHRAAAADEAKPYSRLDNSMLYSRFVSSASTHNGVSNGMGASDHPSTELEALSHDHSPPVPEEPESAGTPYPTDIPQDDKEGSVKINTRPGKIILFSEAGFAGHRREIWGDVPDATSWELSHKISIRVIRGGWVMYEKPRFHGRKCVLAEGDVEIDNPWIVYGQSDEPRGSRPFRIGSFKRVVKDYRTPEISLFAEENGEGARLQFSDSAEDTRVQGQSLTASSIIVHSGLWLVYSKPFFDDDPYVLEPGGYPNLKAWGAKDPSICSMHPIRLGCPVVERPGEPQVLIYEDTAFQGHSFIISRDVYNLKRLPELPLPTVGSMRVLGGCWVGYEKEGFRGHQYLLEEGEYQDWRQWGGYGKELMSLRLIRTDFSDPALVLFEAMDFEEGPSVELSEALPDTQLAGYGTITQSIHVLSGVWVAYEGPNFSGEQYILEKGVYRNFEDWGATNCRIASAQPILQVREHNLHFVSKILLFSEPDFLGEHLAFEDEQSALPDNFVPRSCRVRGGSWILFDSQAFTGEQHVLSEGEYPTLGAMGCLSSTIICSLKKVPVFFSEPSIFLHGLECFEGKEIELNNEVRSLQAEGFNNHVLSVRVKGGIWVLCEHGDFRGRQWLLECTEITNWLTYSGLQHVGSLYPIRQRRIYFRIRSKELQLYLSVPDDVEDMKAGRVVVSSLSEQSSSVWYYEDGLLKNQVAPAMSLQVIGPAGKGAKAVLWSETRMPRQAWSINSQGQIHSQMFEDMILDVKGKAVVPAQGLLSQGPHRNGVSDGATLLFAGGRSYDRDHAIIWEVAEERPTQIWEIQVL
- the CRYBG2 gene encoding beta/gamma crystallin domain-containing protein 2 isoform X5; this translates as MEIFVDTLRNMEPSEIRKAPKVPRQPRPSVLGRCTALPPIHEDCVAPRTHISLPVALQELLAWGRGGQRAETPPEGTESHDEEEEIENPYLSPGEKALRKAQNGNGELGSLLGGPMQGRATGEHSILFRGNVLKGMALLSDFLEHRAAAADEAKPYSRLDNSMLYSRFVSSASTHNGVSNGMGASDHPSTELEALSHDHSPPVPEEPESAGTPYPTDIPQDDKEGSVKINTRPGKIILFSEAGFAGHRREIWGDVPDATSWELSHKISIRVIRGGWVMYEKPRFHGRKCVLAEGDVEIDNPWIVYGQSDEPRGSRPFRIGSFKRVVKDYRTPEISLFAEENGEGARLQFSDSAEDTRVQGQSLTASSIIVHSGLWLVYSKPFFDDDPYVLEPGGYPNLKAWGAKDPSICSMHPIRLGCPVVERPGEPQVLIYEDTAFQGHSFIISRDVYNLKRLPELPLPTVGSMRVLGGCWVGYEKEGFRGHQYLLEEGEYQDWRQWGGYGKELMSLRLIRTDFSDPALVLFEAMDFEEGPSVELSEALPDTQLAGYGTITQSIHVLSGVWVAYEGPNFSGEQYILEKGVYRNFEDWGATNCRIASAQPILQVREHNLHFVSKILLFSEPDFLGEHLAFEDEQSALPDNFVPRSCRVRGGSWILFDSQAFTGEQHVLSEGEYPTLGAMGCLSSTIICSLKKVPVFFSEPSIFLHGLECFEGKEIELNNEVRSLQAEGFNNHVLSVRVKGGIWVLCEHGDFRGRQWLLECTEITNWLTYSGLQHVGSLYPIRQRRIYFRIRSKELQLYLSVPDDVEDMKAGRVVVSSLSEQSSSVWYYEDGLLKNQVAPAMSLQVIGPAGKGAKAVLWSETRMPRQAWSINSQGQIHSQMFEDMILDVKGGRSYDRDHAIIWEVAEERPTQIWEIQVL